A stretch of the Arthrobacter stackebrandtii genome encodes the following:
- a CDS encoding NADPH-dependent F420 reductase — MSQVTIIGNGHMARAIAVRMIHARHSVQILGRDGERTRELVEDLGAGATGGGEEAVIEGGIVILAVPYEEAVRVVLLYGETLAGKVVVDISNPVNLADFDSMRTPAGSSAAEQVALHASKGALVVKAFNTCFAATLEAGHVAGQPLDVFIAGDSQDAKLKVSAVVAASGLRPIDVGPLRRARELEAMMLMLMGLQVDPSHENFNWDTAIKLLP; from the coding sequence ATGTCCCAGGTAACCATCATCGGCAACGGACACATGGCCAGGGCCATAGCTGTGCGCATGATCCATGCCCGCCATTCAGTCCAGATCCTTGGCCGTGACGGAGAAAGAACCCGTGAACTGGTCGAAGACCTCGGCGCCGGCGCCACGGGTGGCGGAGAGGAGGCAGTGATCGAAGGCGGCATCGTCATTCTGGCGGTCCCCTACGAGGAAGCAGTAAGGGTGGTGCTCCTGTACGGCGAAACCTTGGCCGGCAAGGTCGTGGTCGACATCAGCAACCCAGTGAACCTGGCTGACTTTGACTCAATGCGCACCCCTGCCGGGTCGTCCGCAGCCGAGCAGGTTGCCCTGCATGCGTCCAAGGGTGCCTTGGTTGTCAAGGCATTCAACACGTGTTTCGCAGCAACCCTTGAAGCCGGACATGTTGCCGGCCAGCCCTTGGATGTTTTCATTGCCGGGGACTCACAGGATGCCAAGCTGAAGGTCAGCGCCGTGGTCGCCGCATCCGGCCTTCGCCCCATCGACGTCGGCCCCCTCCGCCGGGCGCGGGAATTGGAGGCCATGATGTTGATGCTGATGGGGTTGCAGGTGGACCCAAGCCATGAGAACTTCAATTGGGACACCGCAATCAAGCTTCTTCCGTGA
- a CDS encoding zinc-dependent alcohol dehydrogenase family protein, whose protein sequence is MKALVYQGPGEKEWKDVPMPQLANSGDVIVRVDTTTICGTDLHILKGDVPAVTPGRILGHEGVGTVTETGTGVKDFAVGDRVIISCIKSCGHCINCRSGLYSHCLGDEGAAGIGWVFGHLIDGTQAEYVRVPYADNSLHKLPDGVSDVQAVMLSDILPTGFEIGVLAGAVKPGDVVAVIGAGPVGLAAMMTAGLCGAAKVIALDLDKGRLEQARKFGATDAVDSGDADWKDQVFALTDGAGVDVAIEAVGLPATFEMAVDTVRPGGHVANVGVHGKPVELHLDELWIRNITITMGLVNANSTPMLLKLVAAHKIPAEQFATHFFNFDQMLDAYETFANAATTKALKVIISRAG, encoded by the coding sequence CGAGAAGGAGTGGAAAGACGTTCCGATGCCACAGCTGGCCAACTCCGGCGACGTCATTGTCCGCGTGGACACCACCACTATTTGCGGTACAGACCTGCACATCCTAAAGGGTGACGTTCCCGCGGTCACGCCGGGCCGGATTCTGGGCCATGAAGGCGTGGGAACAGTCACGGAGACCGGCACAGGAGTCAAGGACTTTGCTGTCGGCGACCGCGTCATCATCTCCTGCATCAAGTCCTGCGGGCACTGCATCAACTGCCGCAGCGGTTTGTATTCACACTGTCTCGGGGACGAAGGTGCCGCCGGCATTGGCTGGGTATTTGGGCACCTCATCGATGGAACCCAGGCAGAATATGTCCGTGTTCCCTACGCCGACAACTCGCTGCACAAGCTGCCCGACGGCGTGAGTGATGTTCAGGCTGTCATGCTCTCTGACATTCTGCCCACCGGATTCGAGATCGGGGTCCTTGCCGGGGCGGTCAAGCCGGGCGATGTGGTGGCGGTCATCGGCGCCGGCCCCGTGGGGCTCGCTGCCATGATGACCGCCGGGTTGTGCGGCGCGGCCAAGGTTATCGCCCTTGACCTGGACAAGGGCAGGTTGGAGCAGGCGAGGAAATTTGGTGCCACAGACGCCGTCGACTCCGGCGACGCAGACTGGAAGGATCAGGTCTTTGCCCTCACCGACGGGGCGGGGGTGGATGTTGCCATCGAAGCCGTTGGCCTTCCAGCTACATTCGAGATGGCTGTGGACACGGTGCGCCCCGGCGGCCATGTGGCCAATGTCGGCGTTCATGGAAAGCCCGTCGAACTGCACCTGGACGAGCTGTGGATTCGCAACATCACCATCACCATGGGCCTGGTCAACGCCAACTCCACGCCGATGCTGCTCAAGCTTGTTGCCGCACATAAGATCCCGGCCGAACAGTTCGCAACCCACTTCTTCAACTTTGACCAAATGCTGGATGCCTATGAGACGTTTGCGAATGCGGCCACCACCAAGGCCCTCAAGGTCATCATTTCACGCGCTGGCTGA